TGGGTGGCAAGGGGCAGCAACGCGGCCTCTTGATCCAGGGCAAGCTCGACGAGATCGAGGCTTCGCACAAGAAGTCCAGGACGCAGCTCAGTATGCGTCAGCGCATCGAGATGGCCGGCCTCGATTTCACGCCCAAGCAGTTCTACCTGGCCAGCGCCGGGTTGGCGCTTACGACGCTACTGGTGGTGGTGATCATGCGGATCGGTATCCTGCCGGCGCTGCTGGCTTCGGCCACCATGGGGTTGGGCATGCCCAGGTTGGTGCTGGGTTTTCTGGCCGCGCGGCGGCGCGGCAAGTTCATCCATAACTTTGCCGACGCCGTCGACGTTATCGTGCGTGGCCTGCAATCGGGCCTGCCGCTGGGCGAGTGCATGAACATCATCGCCCGCGAGGCGGAGGAGCCCATCTGCACCGAGTTCCGCATGGTCATGGAGAGCACGCGGCTGGGCCTGCCGCTGACCGAGGCGCTGGAACGCGGCGTCGGCCGGGTCGACGTGGCCGAGTTCAAATTCTTTTCCATCGTGCTTTCGATCCAGGCCGAGACCGGCGGCAATCTGGCCGAGACGCTATCCAACCTTTCGGGCATCCTGCGCCAGCGCAAGAAGATGAAGGACAAGGTAAAGGCGATGTCGTCGGAGGCCCGCACCACGGCCGGCATCATCGGTTCGCTGCCCTTCATCATGGCCGGGATTCTGTGGCTTACCAGCCCCGATTACCTGAGCCTTTTGTTCAGCGAGTCGACCGGCAATATCATGATCGTCGGCGG
The nucleotide sequence above comes from Alphaproteobacteria bacterium. Encoded proteins:
- a CDS encoding type II secretion system F family protein, with protein sequence MLQALLAPGGSNAIFFIAAAIVGLCMVGLILLVVLVRANKRARFKRRMNTVLGIQKSSRLGGKGQQRGLLIQGKLDEIEASHKKSRTQLSMRQRIEMAGLDFTPKQFYLASAGLALTTLLVVVIMRIGILPALLASATMGLGMPRLVLGFLAARRRGKFIHNFADAVDVIVRGLQSGLPLGECMNIIAREAEEPICTEFRMVMESTRLGLPLTEALERGVGRVDVAEFKFFSIVLSIQAETGGNLAETLSNLSGILRQRKKMKDKVKAMSSEARTTAGIIGSLPFIMAGILWLTSPDYLSLLFSESTGNIMIVGGIVSMSIGIAVMAKMINFKI